GCTGCTTAGCATCTTTACGAATGAGGGCTGGCTCAAACACCTGATCGGCCAGAGCTGTCCATTGCAAACCGAAGTCTTGCGCCTCCATGCCCAGAATTTGGGGCGCGTTCGTAGCGCCGACACGCATACTTTCCAGCGCAACATCAAAGCCTGTAACTTCAAGAAAGGCTTCCAAGCGCGCTGAATTTGCCTCAGCTTTTGCGCCAGACTGAACTGAAATTAGAGCCACAGCACAGAGCGCCCCTATAGCTAAGACCGAGAGCTTGGAGAAAAAAACACGCGTCATGGCATACCTTTCGGGTGATCCGCTTGCTGATAACCTAGTCAAATGCAGCGCTGGTTCAATGGCAAACCCCGCTGCCTTTGTGTCAAATGGCAATTCGGCGCCTATCGGGCACAGGCCACCCTCAAAGCAACATCAAGCAAAACATTCGCCCCAGCGGCTGCGTGTTCAGGGCTCGTGTACTCGGCTTCATTGTGGCTCAGCCCGTCTCTGCAAGGAACAAAAACGAGCGCGCTGGGGACAGCCCGCGCCATATGAAAAGCATCATGACCCGCCCCCGAGATCACATCTTGCACGGGAAGCCCTCGCCCAGTCGCGCTCTGGCGCACTGCCTCTGTGAGAGCATGGTCAAACAAGACCACAGGCGAATGCCAGATTTCTTCTAAACTGATCGCTATCTTGCGCTCCGCAGCTTGAAGATCATCAAGACCCGCCTGAAACGCCGCGTCCATTTCCTTAAGCCGCGTTTCAAGCGGGTGCCGCAAATCAACCGTTAGATCAATTCGTCCGGGCATCACATTTATGGAGCCTGGCCGCGCAGTTAACACGCCGATCGTCGAACGTGCGGCCTCGTCTTGCAGGCCGACCTGATACACAAGATCAATCACACGTGCCAAAGCCGGCATAGGGTCTCGTCGTTGTGCCATAGGGACAGGACCAGCGTGGGTTTCTTGGCCCTGCAGGCTGAGTTCATACCAGCGGATCGCTTGTCCACCCTTTACCGCGCCAATCACAGTGCCAGAATCCTCCAGCACAGGCCCCTGCTCAATATGCAGCTCAAGATACTGGCCGATCGCCCGGGCCCCCGGCACAAGCCCCTGTGAGTAGCCAAAGCGATCAAGCTCCGCCCCCACGCTCAGCCCTTTGTCATCTAGAGTGCTGCGCACCATCTCAAGCGAATGTACTCCACAATGCACACCAGAGCCCATCATTGCAGGCTGAAAGCGCGAGCCCTCCTCATTGGTCCACACCACGATATCAACAGGCATGTCTGTCTCGATTTCGTTGTCATCCAGCGTCTCAAGCACTTCCAGCGCCGCCAATACACCCAAGATTCCGTCAAAGCGCCCGCCTCGAGGCTGGGTATCCAAATGTGATCCAATCGCCAGAGGCTGGGTGTTGTTGTTCCCCCCCGCACGCCGAACAAAGATATTACCGACCTGATCGTACTGGACGTCATACCCACGTTCAGCGCACCAGCCCAAGAACAGCTGACGACCCGCCTCATCTTCATCCGTCAAAGTCAGCCTATGCGAGCCACCCCCGGGAGTTGCACCAATCTCCGCCATTGCCATCAGGCGCCGCCAAAGCCGTTCTGAATTGATAGATACGTCGCCCATTCCCATCACGGCCCTCTTGTTCATCTATAATGCCATGGCGCATTTGCTTTGATGCGCCTGTTCCCTAAACTGCTTGGGCCGCCGCAACGGCGCGTTGCCAGCGCTCATATTTCTGTGCCCGCTGCGCCGCGCTCATCTGAGGCATAAAGCTGCGATCCAGCTGCCACATCCGTGCAAATCCTGCCCGATCTGGGTACAGCCCCGCCGCATGGCCCGCGAGCCAAGCCGCACCAAGCGCTGTCGTTTCAAGAATGCTGGGCCGATCGACTTGGGCCCCCGTGATGTCGGTCAAAAACTGCATTGTCCAGTCAGAGGCACACATCCCGCCGTCCACTCTCAGAGCGGCCTCAGCGTTGTCACCCCAATCCGCCTGCATGGCCTCCAGCAAGTCTCGCGTTTGATACCCAACAGATTCCAGAGCGGCACGGGCCATCTCCGCAGGCCCAGTCGCCCGTGTCAGCCCAAAAGCCGCACCGCGACAGTCGGGGTTCCAATACGGCGCACCAAGCCCAGTAAAAGCGGGCACAATGATAACGTCCTGAGCACAATCCGCAGATTCCGCCAAGGCCTGCGTATCAGCCGCCGTGGCGATAACGCCAAGCCCATCGCGCAACCACTGCACAACGGCTCCGGCCACAAAAATTGACCCTTCGAGCGCATAGGTGACCTCACCCTCAAGCTGATAGGCGACCGTTGTCAGGAGTTTGTGCTCAGATGCGACCGCGTCTCGCCCTGTGTTCAAAAGCGCAAAACAGCCTGTGCCATAGGTCGCTTTCATCATCCCTGCACTGAAACAGCCCTGCCCAATCGTAGCCGCCTGCTGATCGCCGGCGATTCCCAAGATCGGTACAGTTGCACCCAATACATCAGTCGTCCCAAATAGCGCTGAACAGTCCTTTACTTCAGGCAAAAGGCTCATCGGGACACCCAGAAGCGCGCAAATCTCTTCGTTCCACTCCCCAGCATGAATGTCATAGAGCAAGGTGCGCGATGCATTGGTTGCATCTGTCGCATGGACACGCCCCCCCGTGAGGTTCCAAACGAGCCAGCTATCGACAGTGCCAAACGCCAATTCCCCTGCCTCAGCCCGCGCACGCGCGCCCTCCACGCTGTCCAAGAGCCAAGCCAATTTTGTTCCACTGAAATAAGGATCCAGCAAAAGTCCCGTCTTGGCGCGGATAAGGGCTTCATGCCCCGCCTCTTTCAGCGCTGCACAGGCATCGCTTGTCCGACGATCTTGCCAGACAATCGCATTATAGAGCGGCTCTCCTGTCGCACGGTCCCAAAGCAATGTTGTCTCGCGCTGGTTGGTGATCCCGATTCCTGCAAGAGCCTGTGCTGAAATGCCAGCAGCCCGCAAAGCGCCCTCACACGAACGCAAAACAGTTTGCCACAAATCCTCTGGCGCGTGCTCGACCCAGCCTGAGCGTGGGAAATGCTGCGCAAACTCTTCCTGCGCACTTCCTTGAGGACGCATATCTGCATCAAACACAATCGCGCGCGAACTTGTCGTGCCTTGATCAATCGCCAGAATATAACTCATGCCTTCCCCCCTCAGTGCAAAGCCTAGCGCGCAGCCAGATATGCCTCAAGCGCCGCAACACCTTCAGCAGGCATGTGGAGCCCAAGCTTGCTGCGCCGCCAGAGAATATCCTCGGCATTCTGCGCAAACTCGCGCGCGACCAACCACTCTACTTCTGCCGTACTAAGCCCTGCGCCCAAATCCTCGACTGCCTTACAATCTCCAAGCATATCAAAGACATCCAGACCATAACTCCTGACCAGTCGGCGCACGGTTCGCGCCTCCAGAAACGGATATTTCACGGCAGCCTGCTCTTCCAAAGCGTGTTTATCGGCAAGCTCAAAATTCCCCCCGGGCAGCGCGACCCCCTTTGTCCAAGCGCGGCTTGCAGGCACAAGCAAATCTACCGCAGCTTCTGACAGTTTACGATAGGTGGTTATTTTTCCGCCAAAAACCGTCAAAAGCGCAGCATCTGCTCTTTCAAGCCGCAGCTCATAATCGCGAGTTGCAGCAGAGGCGCTGGCCTGACCATCGTCCTGCAAAGGTCTCACTCCTGAGTAAGACCAAACAATATCGGCAGTTGTGATCTCGGTGCGTAAATATCCGTTCACAAAATCAATCAGGTAGGTCTGTTCCCGCGCGCTTACCTCTGGCTTTTCATCAGCGGCACCATGCTCTGCATCTGTAGTCCCAATGAGCGTGAAATCATCTTCATAAGGAATAAGAAAACAGATCCGACCATCTTCACCTTGCAAAAAATAGCATTTGTCATGGTCATAGAGCTTCGGCACGACAATATGGGAGCCACGCACCAGCCTGATCTGCCCACGCATATCCGTGCTGACATGGGACAGGGCCTGCGCCACCCATGGTCCCGCAGCATTGACCAACGCGCGCGAAAGATACTGCTCTTGTGTACCGTTCCGCGCAACTGTGATCCGCCAGAGCCCGCCGATACGCTCCGCATTCACGAACGTGGCACGGGTCAAAATGCTCGCCCCCCGCTCCGCAGCATCCCGCGCATTCAGGCTCACAAGCCGCGCATCATCAACCCAAACATCCGAATATTCAAAGGCGCGCTCAAAGCGCGCGTCAAGCACAGCGCCTTCAACGGCACCAACAAGCTTTAGAGCCTGCGTTGCAGCCAAAACCTTACGCCCGCCCATATGATCGTAAAAAAATAATCCAAGGCGGATCAACCAGCTTGGACGCCGCCCCTTCATCCAAGGCATCAGCCCAGCCAAAAGTCTTGATGCAGGCGTTTCCGCGTCAAAGCGCATGTCTTTGCTGAGCGGCAGAACAAAGCGCATCGGCCAGCTGATATGCGGCATCATACCCAGCAACACTTCCCGCTCTCTTAAAGCTTCTTTCACGAGGCGGAATTCAAAATATTCTAGATATCTCAGCCCACCATGAAAAAGCTTCGTCGAGGCTGAGGAGGTACCGGACGCCAGATCGCCCTGCTCTACAAGCGTAACACTCAGCCCGCGCCCAGCCGCGTCGCGGGCAATCCCGCATCCGTTCACACCGCCACCAATGATAAAGATATCGCTAATTGTCTCTGACATGTCGCCCACCCTTTGAACACTGTTATGAGCGCGCACTCACCAAATGAAAACCAGCTGAAAAGCTCACGTAACATCCCCTAAAGGCAAAACATCACAAAAAAACAAAAGTTAGGGACCATTTTCGCCCCATT
This genomic window from Lentibacter algarum contains:
- a CDS encoding Zn-dependent hydrolase, encoding MNKRAVMGMGDVSINSERLWRRLMAMAEIGATPGGGSHRLTLTDEDEAGRQLFLGWCAERGYDVQYDQVGNIFVRRAGGNNNTQPLAIGSHLDTQPRGGRFDGILGVLAALEVLETLDDNEIETDMPVDIVVWTNEEGSRFQPAMMGSGVHCGVHSLEMVRSTLDDKGLSVGAELDRFGYSQGLVPGARAIGQYLELHIEQGPVLEDSGTVIGAVKGGQAIRWYELSLQGQETHAGPVPMAQRRDPMPALARVIDLVYQVGLQDEAARSTIGVLTARPGSINVMPGRIDLTVDLRHPLETRLKEMDAAFQAGLDDLQAAERKIAISLEEIWHSPVVLFDHALTEAVRQSATGRGLPVQDVISGAGHDAFHMARAVPSALVFVPCRDGLSHNEAEYTSPEHAAAGANVLLDVALRVACAR
- the glpK gene encoding glycerol kinase GlpK, which encodes MSYILAIDQGTTSSRAIVFDADMRPQGSAQEEFAQHFPRSGWVEHAPEDLWQTVLRSCEGALRAAGISAQALAGIGITNQRETTLLWDRATGEPLYNAIVWQDRRTSDACAALKEAGHEALIRAKTGLLLDPYFSGTKLAWLLDSVEGARARAEAGELAFGTVDSWLVWNLTGGRVHATDATNASRTLLYDIHAGEWNEEICALLGVPMSLLPEVKDCSALFGTTDVLGATVPILGIAGDQQAATIGQGCFSAGMMKATYGTGCFALLNTGRDAVASEHKLLTTVAYQLEGEVTYALEGSIFVAGAVVQWLRDGLGVIATAADTQALAESADCAQDVIIVPAFTGLGAPYWNPDCRGAAFGLTRATGPAEMARAALESVGYQTRDLLEAMQADWGDNAEAALRVDGGMCASDWTMQFLTDITGAQVDRPSILETTALGAAWLAGHAAGLYPDRAGFARMWQLDRSFMPQMSAAQRAQKYERWQRAVAAAQAV
- the glpD gene encoding glycerol-3-phosphate dehydrogenase, with the translated sequence MSETISDIFIIGGGVNGCGIARDAAGRGLSVTLVEQGDLASGTSSASTKLFHGGLRYLEYFEFRLVKEALREREVLLGMMPHISWPMRFVLPLSKDMRFDAETPASRLLAGLMPWMKGRRPSWLIRLGLFFYDHMGGRKVLAATQALKLVGAVEGAVLDARFERAFEYSDVWVDDARLVSLNARDAAERGASILTRATFVNAERIGGLWRITVARNGTQEQYLSRALVNAAGPWVAQALSHVSTDMRGQIRLVRGSHIVVPKLYDHDKCYFLQGEDGRICFLIPYEDDFTLIGTTDAEHGAADEKPEVSAREQTYLIDFVNGYLRTEITTADIVWSYSGVRPLQDDGQASASAATRDYELRLERADAALLTVFGGKITTYRKLSEAAVDLLVPASRAWTKGVALPGGNFELADKHALEEQAAVKYPFLEARTVRRLVRSYGLDVFDMLGDCKAVEDLGAGLSTAEVEWLVAREFAQNAEDILWRRSKLGLHMPAEGVAALEAYLAAR